The following are encoded in a window of Lactobacillus panisapium genomic DNA:
- a CDS encoding methyltransferase produces MQVGKRIFLKRELPDKEIVEGYKDLPTSNIADCMNRRGAMATRIKLMSSPTKEMCGPAFTVHNRPGDNLTIYAALKYCHEGDVIVIDNEGDNTRAVIGEVMMTWLRDQRHVAGVVVDGPMRDIDSLRNWDLPIYAVSTSPNGPYKEGPGEINVPVSCGEVSVNPGDLIVGDADGVVKVAREKTTELLPKVQAFHQEDDRKAESFHNGTGNIDWLDEELKNKDYKIIDDIYRP; encoded by the coding sequence ATGCAAGTTGGTAAACGGATTTTCCTGAAAAGAGAACTTCCTGATAAAGAAATTGTTGAAGGCTATAAAGATTTGCCGACATCTAATATAGCGGACTGTATGAATCGCAGAGGGGCAATGGCTACTCGCATTAAGTTGATGTCTAGTCCTACAAAAGAGATGTGTGGCCCAGCATTTACAGTTCATAATCGTCCTGGTGATAACTTAACTATTTATGCGGCTTTAAAATACTGTCATGAAGGTGATGTCATTGTAATTGATAATGAGGGTGACAATACTAGGGCCGTTATCGGTGAAGTTATGATGACATGGCTTCGTGATCAAAGACACGTAGCTGGTGTTGTTGTAGATGGTCCGATGCGTGACATTGATAGCTTACGCAATTGGGATCTACCCATTTATGCTGTAAGCACTTCGCCAAATGGTCCATATAAGGAAGGTCCAGGAGAAATTAATGTTCCAGTTTCTTGTGGTGAGGTTAGCGTAAATCCTGGTGATTTAATTGTTGGCGATGCTGATGGCGTGGTTAAAGTAGCTCGTGAAAAGACGACTGAATTACTTCCTAAAGTCCAGGCCTTTCACCAAGAAGATGATCGTAAAGCTGAGAGTTTTCATAATGGAACTGGAAATATTGACTGGCTTGATGAAGAACTGAAAAACAAGGATTATAAAATTATCGACGATATTTACCGCCCATAA
- a CDS encoding L-lactate dehydrogenase, which produces MSRKVLLVGDGAVGSTFANDLLQHTNVDELVITDVVKKRPIGDSMDLEDIIPFAGECNIHAGEYSDAKDADVVVITAGVPRKPGETRLDLVNKNVKILKSIIQPVVDSGFDGVFVVSANPVDILTTLTQKLSGFPKNKVIGTGTSLDSARLQVELARKLNVPVAEVNSMVLGEHGDTSFENFDESVVAKKALKDYDAITADVLNDIEADIRQKGGKIIENKGATFYGIAMMLTQIVSAVLDNRAIVLPLSAPINGEYGIKHDLYLGTPTAIDGTGISHVIEAKLSDSEIKKMLNSADKMQEVLAGISLD; this is translated from the coding sequence ATGTCTAGAAAAGTTTTACTTGTTGGTGATGGAGCTGTTGGATCAACTTTTGCCAATGACCTACTGCAACATACAAATGTTGATGAGCTAGTCATCACTGATGTTGTTAAAAAAAGGCCAATAGGAGATTCAATGGATCTTGAAGACATCATCCCATTTGCTGGTGAATGTAATATTCATGCCGGCGAATATTCAGATGCCAAGGATGCTGATGTGGTAGTAATCACTGCAGGCGTTCCACGTAAACCCGGAGAAACTAGATTAGATTTAGTAAACAAAAATGTCAAAATTTTGAAGAGTATTATTCAACCAGTTGTAGATTCTGGCTTTGATGGAGTGTTTGTAGTTTCAGCAAACCCAGTTGATATTTTGACCACTTTAACCCAAAAATTATCTGGTTTTCCTAAGAATAAGGTCATTGGTACAGGTACTTCTCTTGACTCAGCTCGTTTACAAGTTGAACTTGCAAGAAAACTGAATGTACCTGTAGCTGAAGTAAATTCAATGGTTCTTGGCGAACATGGGGATACTTCATTTGAAAACTTTGATGAATCAGTTGTTGCTAAAAAAGCCTTAAAAGATTATGACGCAATTACTGCTGATGTCTTAAATGATATTGAAGCAGATATTCGCCAAAAGGGTGGCAAGATTATTGAAAACAAAGGTGCCACATTCTATGGCATCGCAATGATGCTGACTCAAATTGTTAGTGCCGTTCTGGATAATCGTGCAATTGTTTTGCCACTTTCAGCACCAATTAATGGTGAATACGGTATTAAGCATGACCTTTACTTAGGAACTCCTACAGCAATTGATGGAACTGGTATTAGTCATGTTATTGAAGCTAAATTATCTGATTCTGAAATTAAGAAAATGCTCAATTCTGCAGATAAGATGCAAGAAGTTCTTGCTGGAATTAGCTTAGATTAG
- a CDS encoding flavocytochrome c, whose translation MAKFVFTPSKCSEIKDSYDAIIVGAGGAGLTAAIQANELGLKVAVFEKNAELGGNTNRASSGMNASESLVQINEGIIDNKEDFYQETMQGGGRLNDPELLRYFVDHSAIAIDWLSNHGIELTNLTITGGMSKKRAHRPASMAPVGNYLVTGALKQIQKENIPVFNNSKVIKLVQDDNKNVTGVELETEAGNKTVSAKAVLLASGGFGSSKELIKKYRPDLVDFKTTNQPGATGDGLKLADQIDAQLEQMDFIQVHPTAQTDTDHVYLIGEGLRGEGAILVNKAGKRFVNEMNTRKIVSNSINDLHENGAYLIFDQGIRDNFTAVEFYDHIGLVSHGDTLSQIAEANGINGQNLENTVKTWNEAVSSGNDQEFNRTTGMDRAIDRGPFFAIHINPAIHYTMGGIHITPKTEVLDTNGNVISGLYAAGEVSGGLHGNNRIGGNSIAETVIFGRQAGMQMAEFVRSAK comes from the coding sequence ATGGCTAAATTTGTCTTTACACCAAGCAAATGTTCCGAAATAAAAGATAGTTACGATGCAATAATCGTCGGTGCTGGCGGTGCCGGGTTAACAGCCGCAATTCAGGCAAATGAATTGGGCTTAAAAGTAGCTGTTTTTGAAAAAAATGCTGAACTAGGTGGAAACACTAATCGGGCTTCATCCGGTATGAATGCATCAGAAAGCTTGGTTCAAATTAACGAAGGAATTATTGATAACAAAGAAGATTTTTACCAAGAAACAATGCAAGGCGGAGGTCGATTAAATGACCCTGAATTGCTGCGTTACTTCGTGGATCATTCAGCTATTGCAATTGACTGGTTGAGTAATCATGGAATTGAATTAACCAATTTAACTATTACTGGTGGAATGAGTAAAAAGCGTGCCCACCGTCCTGCTTCAATGGCACCTGTCGGAAATTACCTTGTTACCGGTGCGTTAAAGCAAATCCAAAAAGAAAATATTCCTGTTTTTAACAATTCTAAGGTAATTAAGTTAGTTCAAGATGACAATAAGAATGTTACTGGTGTCGAACTTGAAACTGAAGCAGGGAACAAGACCGTTAGTGCCAAGGCAGTATTACTTGCCAGTGGTGGTTTCGGCTCATCAAAAGAATTGATCAAGAAATATCGACCAGACTTAGTCGACTTTAAAACAACTAATCAACCAGGTGCAACTGGTGACGGACTTAAGTTAGCTGATCAAATTGATGCTCAACTTGAGCAAATGGACTTTATCCAGGTACATCCGACCGCTCAAACAGACACAGACCATGTTTACTTGATTGGTGAAGGACTTCGTGGTGAGGGAGCAATCTTAGTTAATAAGGCTGGTAAACGCTTTGTTAATGAAATGAATACCCGTAAAATTGTTTCTAATTCAATTAATGACTTGCACGAAAATGGGGCTTACCTCATTTTTGATCAGGGTATTCGTGACAATTTCACTGCCGTTGAATTTTATGATCACATCGGTTTAGTAAGCCACGGTGACACGTTAAGCCAAATTGCGGAAGCAAACGGTATTAATGGTCAGAACTTAGAAAATACGGTTAAAACTTGGAATGAAGCCGTTTCGTCAGGCAATGACCAAGAATTTAACCGGACAACTGGGATGGACCGTGCAATTGACCGCGGACCTTTCTTTGCTATCCACATTAATCCGGCTATTCACTACACTATGGGTGGTATTCACATTACACCTAAGACAGAAGTCTTAGATACTAATGGAAATGTCATCTCTGGCCTTTACGCAGCTGGCGAAGTTTCTGGTGGATTGCATGGTAATAACCGAATTGGTGGTAACTCAATTGCTGAAACAGTTATCTTTGGTCGTCAAGCAGGTATGCAAATGGCTGAATTTGTTCGTTCAGCAAAATAG